Proteins co-encoded in one Papaver somniferum cultivar HN1 chromosome 5, ASM357369v1, whole genome shotgun sequence genomic window:
- the LOC113281705 gene encoding probable receptor-like protein kinase At5g61350, translating into MGGEKNGVVSPLPISISLLLFLLILSFANPSSSQPHSTPSLSFNPADNYLVDCGSAQPTKLEDGRTFKSDSQTASLLSTDEDIQTSVSSINNKDAASSSVSPLYLTARIFCEESTYTFFVSRPGRHWVRLYFFPVFHPKYNLTTASFSVVTDKVVLLHDFTIPSADTPVFKEYLVNVASDRFSLKFSPKKNSFAFINGIELVSAPDALVSDSATVLPASDFKGLSEYALEVSYRLNVGGPLISPANDTLKRLWLPDDGFMKHPEAATNASVTPTAVKYPEDGATPLIAPNWVYSTAKQMGDSATVNPNFNLTWEMGVDPTFSYLIRLHFCDIVSKTLNDLYFNVYVNGIMGSSGLDLSGKTGGLSTAYYLDFVLNASSITNGTVRVQVGPGRVESGNPNAILNGLEVMKISNEAGSLDGLFAVDGTFVGPSRGVTTMKIIAGVGLLMGVTAMLLLASVFVRWHKRPNDWEKCNSFSSWLLPLHASHSSFMSSKSGSHQFGSNKSKSGYSSFFSSALGLGRYFTFAEIQEATKNFDENAVVGVGGFGKVYLGEQEDGTKLAIKRGSASNEQGINEFQTEIQMLSKLRHRHLVSLIGYCDENSEMILVYEYMANGPLRDHLYGSNLPHLTWKQRLEICIGSARGLHYLHTGTAQGIIHRDVKTTNILLDENLVAKVSDFGLSKAAQMGTAVSTAVKGSFGYLDPEYFRRQQLTEKSDVYSFGVVLFEVLCARPALNPALPREQVNLAEWAMQWHKKGLLEKIIDPKLAGTINSGSLKKFAEAAEKCLADYGVDRPSMGDVLWNLEYALQLQEASTSTPEPVDDMPKIKAPDQPKEKDDDDSDEAPIITITDNSTIADSPLFSQLAGFQGR; encoded by the coding sequence ATGGGAGGAGAGAAAAATGGGGTGGTATCACCTCTACCCATCTCTATCTCTCTCCTCCTCTTTCTTCTAATCCTTTCCTTTGCAAATCCTTCGTCTTCACAACCGCATTCAACACCATCTCTTTCTTTCAATCCTGCTGACAATTATCTCGTGGATTGTGGCTCAGCTCAACCTACTAAGCTCGAGGATGGACGTACGTTTAAGTCCGATTCGCAGACCGCTTCGCTTCTTTCTACGGATGAAGATATTCAAACTTCAGTTTCTTCAATTAACAATAAAGATGCTGCTAGTTCTTCTGTGTCAcctttgtatcttacagctaggATTTTTTGTGAAGAATCCACGTACACGTTCTTTGTTTCTCGTCCAGGGCGACACTGGGTTCGTCTCTACTTTTTTCCTGTTTTTCATCCTAAGTATAATCTAACCACAGCTTCATTTTCCGTGGTTACGGATAAAGTCGTTCTCCTTCATGATTTTACTATACCCAGTGCTGATACTCCGGTGTTTAAAGAGTACTTGGTTAATGTTGCTTCTGATAGATTCTCCCTTAAGTTCTCGCCCAAGAAGAATTCGTTTGCGTTCATTAACGGGATCGAACTCGTTTCAGCCCCGGACGCATTGGTATCTGACTCTGCCACTGTTTTACCTGCTTCTGATTTTAAAGGTTTATCTGAATATGCACTTGAAGTTTCTTACAGATTGAATGTTGGTGGTCCTCTTATAAGTCCTGCGAATGACACATTGAAAAGATTATGGCTACCTGACGACGGATTTATGAAGCACCCCGAAGCAGCAACAAATGCTTCTGTTACTCCAACTGCGGTTAAATATCCAGAAGATGGTGCAACCCCATTAATTGCACCAAACTGGGTTTATTCTACCGCGAAACAGATGGGAGATTCAGCAACTGTGAACCCAAATTTCAATCTCACATGGGAAATGGGTGTTGATCCAACATTCTCATATCTGATAAGATTGCATTTCTGCGATATCGTCAGCAAGACCTTAAATGATTTATACTTCAATGTTTATGTCAATGGAATTATGGGTTCTTCAGGGCTCGATCTTTCAGGGAAAACAGGAGGCCTTTCTACAGCCTATTACTTAGATTTTGTGCTCAATGCCTCAAGCATCACTAATGGAACCGTCAGAGTGCAAGTAGGTCCTGGAAGGGTTGAGTCTGGAAATCCTAATGCGATACTCAATGGCCTAGAAGTCATGAAAATAAGCAACGAAGCTGGAAGCTTGGACGGGTTATTTGCTGTAGACGGGACCTTCGTTGGACCAAGTAGAGGAGTTACTACAATGAAGATTATCGCGGGTGTCGGTCTTCTCATGGGAGTAACAGCAATGTTATTGCTTGCCTCAGTTTTTGTACGTTGGCATAAAAGGCCGAATGATTGGGAGAAATGCAACAGTTTCTCATCATGGCTTCTTCCTCTCCATGCCAGTCATTCCAGTTTCATGTCGAGCAAAAGCGGGTCTCACCAATTTGGTTCCAACAAAAGTAAGAGCGGCTACTCGAGTTTCTTCTCCTCAGCACTTGGATTAGGCCGATACTTCACCTTTGCAGAAATCCAAGAAGCCACAAAGAATTTCGACGAGAACGCTGTGGTGGGTGTTGGTGGATTTGGTAAAGTCTACCTCGGTGAACAAGAAGATGGAACTAAACTCGCTATCAAACGTGGTAGTGCGAGTAACGAACAGGGAATCAATGAATTCCAAACTGAAATCCAAATGCTTTCGAAACTTCGTCATCGCCATCTCGTATCTTTGATTGGTTACTGTGACGAGAATTCAGAAATGATACTTGTGTACGAGTACATGGCCAACGGTCCACTTCGTGATCATCTTTACGGATCGAATCTCCCTCATTTAACTTGGAAACAGCGGCTGGAAATCTGCATAGGTTCAGCTCGAGGACTGCATTACCTTCACACAGGTACTGCACAGGGAATCATTCATCGTGACGTTAAGACCACGAACATCCTTCTTGATGAGAATTTAGTTGCTAAAGTCTCTGATTTCGGGTTATCTAAAGCTGCACAAATGGGTACTGCTGTAAGTACTGCAGTAAAAGGTAGTTTCGGGTATTTGGATCCTGAATATTTTAGACGTCAACAGCTAACTGAGAAGTCAGATGTTTACTCATTTGGAGTAGTACTTTTCGAGGTTTTATGCGCAAGACCTGCACTGAACCCAGCATTACCAAGAGAACAAGTTAACCTGGCTGAATGGGCAATGCAATGGCACAAGAAGGGTCTACTCGAGAAAATAATTGACCCTAAATTAGCAGGCACTATCAATTCTGGCTCTCTAAAGAAGTTTGCTGAAGCAGCTGAGAAGTGTTTAGCAGATTATGGTGTTGATAGACCTTCAATGGGAGATGTCCTATGGAACTTGGAGTATGCTTTACAGCTTCAAGAAGCTTCAACATCAACACCTGAACCAGTCGATGATATGCCCAAAATCAAGGCTCCGGATCAACCGAAGGAAAAGGATGATGACGACAGCGATGAGGCTCCAATCATTACTATTACTGACAACTCCACTATAGCAGATTCACCTTTGTTTTCACAACTTGCTGGCTTTCAAGGAAGGTAA
- the LOC113281707 gene encoding LON peptidase N-terminal domain and RING finger protein 1, whose amino-acid sequence MANTYTAETSSNGEFDDVEDFVLEDDDNTSRERINQINDLMQKGNKAFRDNRLEDSITCYSKALSLKPGDPIILSNRSAAFTRISTFLKHRSAADSEYRPVNGLDPTTHAELALKDAEKAINIRSNSAKSYFLKASALILLERYDDAHETLLSGLHIDPLSNHLQVSLRNLEAISGGSTKRIKHGKPQRTDDFDCTVCLKLLYEPITTPCGHSFCRGCLFQSMDHGNKCPMCRTVLFISPRTCSISVTLNNIIQKNFPDEYAERKSENETLSNMGVHLLPLFVMDVVLPCQKLSLNIFEPRYRLMVRRIMEGNHRMGMVVIDSATGSIADFACEVEITECEPLPDGRFYLEVEGRRRCRILRSWDQDGYRVAEVEWVQDIGPPQGTREWEDLQATTSDAADLACSLIRCAKEAARGDRRSRRSAILQAERMPGPQDPELFSFWLVNLVNLRPSERLDLLRLRDSRQRIQRGLVHLKAQEQGCSVQ is encoded by the exons atggCTAATACTTATACTGCTGAAACTTCCTCTAATGGAGAATTCGATGATGTCGAAGATTTTGTCTTG GAAGATGATGATAATACTTCGCGAGAACGAATCAATCAGATTAATGATTTAATGCAGAAGGGTAATAAAGCTTTTCGTGATAATCGTCTTGAAGAT TCAATCACTTGTTACTCTAAAGCTCTCAGTCTCAAGCCTGGTGATCCAATTATTCTAAGCAATAGAAGTGCTGCTTTTACCAG GATTAGCACATTTTTGAAACATAGATCTGCTGCTGACTCTGAATACCGACCAGTGAATGGGCTAGATCCTACAACACATGCTGAA CTTGCATTAAAGGATGCGGAGAAGGCTATAAACATACGAAGTAATTCAGCAAAATCATATTTTCTGAAGGCCAGTGCTCTCATATTG CTAGAACGATATGATGATGCACATGAAACTCTGCTTTCCGGGCTTCATATTGATCCTCTCAG CAACCACCTTCAGGTATCCCTCCGTAACTTGGAGGCGATTTCGGGCGGTTCAACGAAGAGGATAAAACATGGGAAACCCCAACGTACCGACGATTTCGATTGCACAGTTTGCTTAAAGTTGTTATATGAGCCGATAACAACTCCTTGTGGGCATTCTTTTTGCCGAGGTTGTCTGTTTCAGTCTATGGATCATG GTAATAAATGTCCTATGTGCCGGACAGTACTTTTCATTAGTCCTCGTACATGTTCGATCAG TGTGACACTCAATAACATAATACAGAAGAACTTCCCAGATGAATATGCAGAGAGAAAATCAGAAAACGAGACTTTGTCAAACATGGGCGTTCATCTGTTACCTCTTTTTGTCATGGACGTAGTCCTGCCATGCCAGAAGTTATCACTAAATATATTTGAACCCCGGTATAGACTGATG GTGAGAAGGATAATGGAAGGAAATCATCGGATGGGAATG gTTGTCATTGATTCAGCAACAGGTTCTATAGCTGATTTTGCTTGTGAAGTGGAAATAACTGA GTGTGAGCCACTTCCAGATGGACGTTTTTATTTAGAG GTTGAAGGACGCCGAAGATGTCGTATACTCCGGTCTTGGGATCAAGACGG GTATCGTGTTGCCGAGGTTGAGTGGGTTCAGGATATCGGTCCACCGCAAGGGACAAGAGAATGGGAAGAT TTGCAGGCAACTACTAGTGATGCTGCAGATCTTGCTTGTTCATTGATAAGGTGTGCGAAAGAAGCAGCACGGGGAG ATAGGAGATCAAGGCGTTCAGCAATTTTACAAGCCGAAAGAATGCCTGGACCACAAGATCCTGAGCTTTTCAGTTTCTGG CTTGTTAATTTAGTGAACCTGAGGCCATCAGAGAGACTGGATCTTTTGCGGCTAAGAGATAGTCGACAG AGGATACAGCGAGGACTTGTACATTTGAAAGCTCAAGAACAAGGCTGCAGTGTTCAATAA